Genomic DNA from Corticium candelabrum chromosome 5, ooCorCand1.1, whole genome shotgun sequence:
caattcttaaaccagcttaagcactagtggaaacgtgcCCTAGGTGTTAGCTTCCCATGATATGGCAACCAATGAAGAGACTGTAAGCAGCACAACAAGCTTCTGACACCACTGAACCCAACTGAATTGAATCAAAGAGCATACTAATAGAAGCTGATCTGTACAAGAATCTCCATAAGATAGTGTCAACTGTACATACTGATACAGCACATACGTACTGACAATGaggtactgtaaatcaacaaaatttcataAACATCTAACTTTTGTAAGTTTCGTAAGCAATCTCAGGTTTACTAAAGTTAACTGCTTACTGTGGTGTATTGTGTATACTGATTAGTTAGAGGCGGAGTTATGATGACATGTATGTGATAACCGTAGGGCAATCGCTTTGTTAGATCGCGTTCCGCGTTCAGAGTCAGTGTTCGGTGTGTCCATAGCAATAGAGCGTCAGTCTTCCATGGTGTAGAATTAGTGCGTGCGTGTAAGTACAAATACAGTACAATTGGCGATGAGGATGGCCACAGGAAGACATGGTAAGCTGGAAAAATTTAATGCAGGAGTTGATAACGTAGAAGATTACAAAGAGCGTTTTCTCCTGTTCTGCGCTGCGAATGGGTTGGAGGACGCAGACAAGCTGAAAGCAGTCTTCTTGACTTGCGTTGGCACTGCGACTTACACGCTCTTGAAGAATCTGGTCAGGCCAGAGAAGCCACAACACAAGTCACTGGATGAGTTGTTTAAGCTGTTAAAGAGCCATTTTCAGCCACGTATCGTTGTGATCGCGGAGAGATTCCGTTTTTATCATAGTCTTCAGACAGAAGGTGAGACGATCGCGAATTATATGACTGAACTACGCAGGCTATCGAAGCACTGCGATTTCGGAGACTACCTGGATACAGTGCTCAGGGATCAACTGGTGTGCGGATTGTATCACGAGGATGTGCAGAGAAAGATCCTTGCCAAATCAGAGCTGACCTTGACAAAGGCAGTCCACATTGCACAAGCCGCTGAAACTGCGAGAGACGAAACGCATGCTTTACGTGGGAATGCCATACGGCGACCACCTGCAAAGCAAGTCGAGACGGCGTTTAGCGTACAACGTGACACAACAGATGGCGCTTACAAGGCAATGCAATTAGACAGCAGAGAATGCTATAGATGTGGTGGGCGTGGACATCACCCTAGTACATGCAAATTCAAGTCTCAGAAGTGTCATTTCTGCAGGAGACAAGGGCATATCAGAGTATGCCGCAAACGATCTCAACAAGATGAGCTCAAGAAGGACACCGCAGCCGTACGTACCACAGCGAAAGGCAAGCCACAACCCACTCATGAAATTGATGAAGATACTGTCAGTGTGGTGTTTGCTCAATCTGGAAAGGGCGGAGTCAAGATCACACTGGAAGTAGGCGGCAGTCAGATACCGATGGAGGTGGACACAGGAGCCACAGTGACGGTAATACCCATCAGTGTATATGAGCAGTATCTGACCCATGTCCAGCTACATGCAAGTACGGTGTCAATGAAGACGTACAGCGGTGGAAGCCTCAAGGTGAAAGGAGAGGCAACTGTACCAGTGAGATACGGTGAGCAGCATGCTACTCCCAAAATTATAGTAGTAGATGTACGGGGTAAACCAACCATTCTGAGGAGAAACTGGTTAAGTAAGATCCGGCTCGATTGGGGATCTCTGTTCAGTGTTGAGGCACGCCAAATGTTTGACCCCAAGGAgaatttttcaaaattatttGGTTCCGGCGTGGGTACTGTACAAGGGCATGAGGCAAGAATTACACTGACAGCGAAGGCTAAACCGAGATTCCACAGGCCTCGACCGGTGCCACATGCTCTACAAGAAAAGGTCAATCAGAAACTACATCGCATGCAACGCGAGGGAGTAATACGACCAGTAGAGAAGAGCGGCTGGGCAACTCCAGTAGTTGTAATTCGAAAAGGGGACGGTACAGTGAGACTGTGTGGTGACTACAAGGTCACGCTAAACCCCTATTTAGATATGGGAGGTTATCCAATGCCGAACCCCAGAGTTTGTTGGCAACCTTGGCTGGAGGAAGACGATTCTCGCGAATGGATCTGAAACAGGCGTACCAGCAGATGTGTGTTGCCCCTGATAGCCAACATTATTTGACGATTAGTATCAACAAGAGTTTATTCACATTCAATCGAATGCCTTTCGGAATATGTTCAGCGCCTGGAATTTGGCAGCGAACTATGGACAACCTCTTGTCAGGAGTTCCTGGTGTCATCTGCTATTTGAACGACATATTAGTAGTTGGCGAAATGAAGAACAACATGAGCAGAGGTTGTTAGCAGTGCTGAGACGATTGGATAAGGCTGGTATGAGATTGAAACAGGAAAAATGCGAATTCAATCAGCCGCAAGTGGAATACCTGGGTCATATTATCAGTGAGCAAGGCATCTCGCCCTCGGAGACTAAGGTCCAGGCTATTAGAGATGCGCCGGAACCGACGAACGTGACAGAGCTTAAGGCTTTTCTCGGCTTACTCAATTACTATGGGCGGTTTTTGCCAAAATTTTCAGCGACCTTGCGTCCTTTGTATGCGTTATTAGGCAAGAATCGACCGTGGAAGTGGGGATCTAAGGAAAGAGATGCATTCcaaaaagagaaacagaagctTCTGGAATCAAAATTTCTGACACATTACGACCTGCAAAGGCCAGTGGGGTAGGTGCCTGTCTGGCACACATAATGCCAGATGGCGAGGAGAGACCGATAGCCTTTGCATCCAGAACACTGTCGACAGCGGAGAAAAAGGACGCCCAACTGAAAAAGAGGCATTAGCATTGGTATACGGAGTGAAGCAATTTCACAAGTACCTAGTGGGCAGAGAATAGACAACAAGGAAGCAGATTTGTTGTCTAGATTGCCGATACCTACGCAAGTGATTGACCCAAATGAGAGAGATTTACCACGTGGACTACTGCGATCAGTTGCCAGTGACAGCAACCGAAATAGCCAGAGAAACCCAGAGAGATCCGATACTGAGAAAGGCTTATGAATATACCCGAAGTGGATGAAGAACTGCAGTGGATCCGTGTTTAGAGCATTACGCCAGACGATCCACAGAGTTGTCAATCGATAATGGATGCCTACTCTGGGGAAGTAGAGTGATTATACCAAGGGCATTACGTACGGTGGTGGCAGAAGAAATTCATGATGAACATCTTGGAGTCGTCAGGATGAAGGCTTTAGCAAGGAGCTTCATCTGGTGGCCCAATCTTGATAGAGATTTGGAAGACTTGGCTAAGAGATGTGAGAGATGTCAGAGTCAAAAAGGAAGACCAGCACGAGTCTTACCACCTCACCCATGGATCTAACCAGCGATGCCTTGGGAGAGGGTGCATGCAGACTTCGCGGAACTATCCCGAAGACAGTATTTGCTGATGATCGACGCTTTCTCGAAGTGGCTAGAAGTACACGAGTTGGGCACTCATGCCACCACAGAGCAGACCATAAATACGATGAGACGGACCTTCAGTTATCACGGCTTACCCCGGAGGTTGGTGATGGATAATGGGCCCCAATTTAGGTCACATGAATTTCAGATGTTTATGAAGGTCAATGGAATTCGACATCAGTTAACACCGCCTTATCATCCATCATCCAATGGACAGGCTGAAAGATTGGTCCAAGAACTCAAGAAAAGTTTGAAGAGTCGGCCAACCGGGAGATCCATCAGTCATCAGGTATCATCATTCTTACTGCGGTATCGAATGACACCAAACACGACAACAGGGAAGGCCCCGGCGGAGCTGATGTTGAAGAGAGAATTGCGAACTAGACTAACTTTTTACGACCTGAAGCAGGGAGCAAGATCCGAGATCTGCAGACTAATCAATATGAAGATGCTACTTTTCGAGCAAGAGACCTCGAACCAGGATCGACTGTAAGTGTCTGGAACCCGAGACAGGACAGTAGAGGGAAGTGGTTAGGTGGTACTATAGTTCAGAAACTGGGTCCTACAAACTACTTGGTCAATGTCGGAGGAAGTACTAGATATGTACATGTGGACCAACTAAGATCCAGAGATGAGAGGAGTATGCCACAAGTGGCAGAGACAGAAGAAACACCAATTTCAGTGGCCCGAATCAAGGCACACACCGAGATAAGGCAGCAGTTGAAGAGAACACAACAGCTGAACTAGGTGAATCAAGCCAGAAGACACCAATGACAGCATCAGCTGAGTTATCACCCGGAGCAGAAAGAAGATATCCGGCGAGATCCAACAGGAGACCTC
This window encodes:
- the LOC134179652 gene encoding uncharacterized protein LOC134179652, whose translation is MATGRHGKLEKFNAGVDNVEDYKERFLLFCAANGLEDADKLKAVFLTCVGTATYTLLKNLVRPEKPQHKSLDELFKLLKSHFQPRIVVIAERFRFYHSLQTEGETIANYMTELRRLSKHCDFGDYLDTVLRDQLVCGLYHEDVQRKILAKSELTLTKAVHIAQAAETARDETHALRGNAIRRPPAKQVETAFSVQRDTTDGAYKAMQLDSRECYRCGGRGHHPSTCKFKSQKCHFCRRQGHIRVCRKRSQQDELKKDTAAVRTTAKGKPQPTHEIDEDTVSVVFAQSGKGGVKITLEVGGSQIPMEVDTGATVTVIPISVYEQYLTHVQLHASTVSMKTYSGGSLKVKGEATVPVRYGEQHATPKIIVVDVRGKPTILRRNWLSKIRLDWGSLFSVEARQMFDPKENFSKLFGSGVGTVQGHEARITLTAKAKPRFHRPRPVPHALQEKVNQKLHRMQREGVIRPVEKSGWATPVVVIRKGDGTVRLCGDYKVTLNPYLDMGGYPMPNPRVCWQPWLEEDDSREWI